The following proteins come from a genomic window of Fibrobacter sp. UWEL:
- a CDS encoding Fur family transcriptional regulator, with protein MKDSAAILTRHKIRPSVQRVSVLRYLRGVKTHPTVDTIYQALLQDNPGMSRTTVYNTLELLRSNGIVTALDFGEGFLRYDAQRLPHSHFHCDCCGRVYDIMTPPPNCLDLLPRGFCLKHTQLNMSGVCAECMQKPEPAASVESAASVESAAAVAESGAKELSGGDASSQVHS; from the coding sequence ATGAAAGATTCCGCAGCAATCCTTACGAGGCATAAGATTCGCCCCTCCGTACAGAGGGTCAGTGTGCTCCGTTACCTGCGGGGCGTCAAGACTCATCCTACGGTGGATACCATTTACCAGGCGCTCCTTCAGGATAATCCCGGCATGTCAAGGACTACGGTCTACAACACGCTGGAACTCTTGAGGTCCAACGGTATCGTGACGGCGCTGGACTTTGGTGAAGGCTTCCTGCGTTATGACGCGCAGAGACTTCCCCACAGTCACTTCCATTGCGATTGCTGTGGCCGGGTATATGACATCATGACGCCGCCACCCAACTGTCTGGACTTGCTTCCAAGAGGTTTCTGCCTGAAGCATACCCAGCTGAATATGAGTGGTGTCTGCGCTGAATGTATGCAGAAACCCGAGCCCGCCGCTTCCGTCGAGTCTGCTGCATCCGTCGAGTCTGCCGCTGCGGTGGCGGAATCCGGAGCGAAGGAGCTGAGTGGCGGTGACGCTAGCTCGCAGGTTCATTCATAG
- a CDS encoding FISUMP domain-containing protein: protein MRFLKLLSTVLLLAAVGANASVWNESPFETKAEKQARRDAAEKARLDSIAAKEKLEIKRTDDGSNPGSMEGTFTDPRDNKTYTVKWINGNLWMTQNMNIRKVPSVCFENNDRTCLKTGRLYTWEMAKRACPEGWRLPTVAELSNVIYDEDIFPHKGGYRAFNGDFYAYDYTATFWTAESDPDYADYAFFYTYESPSGWKKKGFYKDQANSVRCIKGEAPNKAKFFRSPSKASSFDNL from the coding sequence ATGCGTTTTCTGAAACTCTTATCTACGGTTCTATTGCTCGCGGCCGTGGGCGCCAATGCGTCCGTTTGGAACGAAAGCCCCTTTGAGACAAAGGCCGAAAAACAGGCCCGCCGAGACGCCGCGGAAAAAGCAAGACTAGACTCCATCGCGGCTAAAGAAAAGCTAGAGATTAAGAGAACCGACGACGGTTCCAACCCGGGTAGTATGGAAGGGACCTTCACGGACCCTCGAGACAACAAGACCTACACTGTCAAGTGGATCAACGGCAATCTCTGGATGACCCAGAACATGAACATCCGTAAGGTCCCTAGCGTCTGCTTCGAGAACAACGACAGGACCTGCCTCAAGACCGGAAGACTGTACACCTGGGAAATGGCCAAGAGGGCCTGTCCCGAGGGTTGGCGTCTCCCCACCGTAGCGGAACTGTCCAACGTTATCTACGACGAAGACATCTTCCCCCATAAGGGCGGTTACAGAGCCTTCAACGGGGATTTTTACGCCTACGACTACACCGCCACCTTCTGGACCGCGGAATCCGACCCGGATTACGCTGACTACGCCTTCTTTTACACCTATGAATCCCCAAGCGGGTGGAAAAAGAAGGGTTTTTACAAGGATCAGGCCAATTCCGTACGCTGTATCAAGGGCGAAGCGCCCAATAAGGCCAAATTCTTCCGAAGCCCTAGCAAGGCATCCAGCTTCGACAATCTCTAG
- a CDS encoding TrkA family potassium uptake protein → MASKQFVVIGLGNTGYFLARHLTALGHDVMVVDPSPEKIQDISNQVAQAVVADGTRKKQLQSLPLAKVDSVICCIGEDLQASLLTVLNLRELGVKHIIAKSSSPAHTTILEKLGVADIFHPERDMAISLAERLNRPNMLDYLPFMEGYSIVELACPEAFWNKTLKDLSLTHKYGIQVIAIRDPLEPTPKIGNIADYVLKENDVLFVIGSNEALDKLKA, encoded by the coding sequence ATGGCATCTAAACAATTCGTAGTAATCGGCCTGGGTAATACAGGCTACTTCCTGGCACGTCACCTGACCGCCCTTGGTCATGACGTGATGGTGGTGGACCCCAGTCCCGAAAAGATTCAAGATATTTCCAACCAGGTTGCCCAGGCAGTGGTTGCCGACGGCACCCGCAAGAAACAGCTCCAGTCCCTGCCCCTGGCTAAGGTGGACAGCGTGATCTGCTGTATCGGCGAAGACCTGCAGGCTTCTCTCCTGACAGTACTGAACCTGCGCGAACTGGGCGTGAAGCACATCATCGCTAAGTCCAGTAGCCCCGCACATACTACCATCCTGGAAAAGCTGGGCGTTGCAGACATCTTCCATCCGGAACGTGACATGGCGATCTCTCTGGCAGAAAGATTGAACCGCCCCAACATGCTGGACTACCTGCCTTTCATGGAAGGTTACTCCATCGTGGAACTGGCCTGTCCGGAAGCCTTCTGGAACAAGACTTTGAAGGACCTGAGCCTCACCCACAAGTACGGCATTCAGGTGATTGCCATCCGCGACCCGCTGGAACCTACGCCTAAGATCGGTAACATCGCAGACTATGTCCTTAAGGAAAACGATGTGCTGTTCGTCATCGGCTCCAACGAAGCGCTGGATAAGCTGAAAGCTTAA